Proteins encoded together in one Planctomyces sp. SH-PL14 window:
- a CDS encoding carotenoid oxygenase family protein yields the protein MSQSPYHLGFTTLNTEVASTNLPIHGTLPPWLQGSLLRTGPARFEVGDTPYNHWFDGLAMLHRFEFASGQVRYANRYLQSQAYREAMAKGTISRSEFATDPCRTLFQRVASWFFPVLTDNGCVNVSRQDQEMVALTETRLPVQFDPATLETLGVREYAPHIKGPVATAHPHYDRARRCGYAYSLEFGWRSQYHLFSIDESGRQTVIASLPTDRPAYMHSFGMTERYLILAESPFLVNPFRLLFRGQPFIRNYRWRPDRGVRFHVVEKETGRVVRTAETPSFFAFHHANAFEEGDDVLLDIIVHPDATVIDQLYLDRLRSTSPVTASGRLTRFRIDPTGKATSETLSPVSIELPRFDYARRAGQRYRYVYGAAQEPSGDFLDSLVKLDLDQNEFKTWHQEGQYPGEPVFVAAPEGSGEDEGVVLSVVLDTKKETSFLLVLDAATFTELARAEAPHAIPFGFHGNYYG from the coding sequence GAACACCGAGGTCGCAAGCACCAACCTTCCCATCCACGGCACGCTCCCCCCCTGGCTCCAAGGCTCTCTCCTCAGAACCGGCCCTGCCCGCTTCGAAGTCGGCGACACCCCGTACAACCACTGGTTCGACGGCCTCGCCATGCTCCACCGCTTCGAGTTCGCCTCCGGCCAGGTCCGCTACGCCAACCGCTACCTCCAGAGCCAGGCCTACCGCGAAGCGATGGCCAAAGGGACCATCAGCCGCAGCGAGTTCGCCACCGACCCCTGCCGCACCCTCTTCCAGCGCGTCGCCTCCTGGTTCTTCCCGGTGCTCACGGACAACGGCTGCGTCAACGTCTCCCGCCAGGACCAGGAGATGGTCGCCCTCACCGAAACCCGCCTCCCCGTCCAGTTCGACCCCGCGACGCTCGAAACGCTCGGCGTCCGCGAGTACGCCCCGCACATCAAAGGCCCCGTCGCGACCGCCCACCCTCACTACGACCGCGCGCGCCGCTGCGGCTACGCCTACTCCCTCGAGTTCGGCTGGCGCAGCCAGTACCACCTCTTCTCCATCGACGAGTCCGGCCGGCAGACCGTCATCGCCTCCCTTCCCACCGACCGCCCTGCCTACATGCACTCCTTCGGCATGACGGAGCGGTACCTCATCCTGGCCGAGTCCCCGTTTCTCGTGAACCCGTTCCGCCTCCTCTTCCGAGGCCAGCCGTTCATCCGCAACTACCGCTGGCGCCCCGACCGCGGCGTCCGCTTCCACGTCGTGGAGAAGGAGACGGGCCGAGTTGTCCGCACCGCGGAGACCCCTTCCTTCTTCGCCTTCCACCACGCCAACGCCTTCGAAGAGGGGGACGATGTCCTGCTCGACATCATCGTCCACCCCGACGCCACGGTCATCGACCAGCTCTACCTCGACCGCCTCCGCTCCACGTCCCCGGTCACCGCCTCCGGCCGCCTCACCCGCTTCCGTATCGATCCCACCGGAAAGGCGACGAGCGAAACCCTCTCGCCGGTTTCGATCGAGCTCCCCCGTTTCGACTACGCCCGCCGCGCCGGCCAGCGGTACCGCTACGTCTACGGCGCCGCTCAGGAACCGTCCGGCGACTTCCTCGACAGCCTCGTGAAGCTCGACCTCGACCAGAACGAATTCAAAACTTGGCACCAAGAGGGCCAGTACCCCGGCGAACCGGTCTTCGTCGCCGCCCCCGAGGGAAGCGGAGAAGACGAAGGCGTCGTCCTCTCGGTGGTCCTCGACACAAAGAAGGAAACCTCGTTCCTCTTAGTTCTGGACGCCGCCACGTTCACGGAACTCGCCCGAGCCGAAGCTCCGCACGCGATCCCGTTCGGCTTCCACGGGAACTATTACGGGTAG
- a CDS encoding SDR family NAD(P)-dependent oxidoreductase: MDLKLTDKTALVTGSTKGIGLAIARSLAREGARVILNGRTEKSVEAALAEVRAELPTARCEGFPGDLSTAESAEALQKKYPALDILINNLGIFEPKPFEEIPDEDWRRFFDVNVLSGVRLSRLYLPGMKSRDWGRIVFISSESGVQIPVEMIHYGMTKTAQIAVARGLAESCAGTGVTVNSVLPGPTKSAGVDEFVSQLSGGKPFEQFEKEFFETIRPSSLLKRFATTDEVASLVTYVCSPLASATNGAALRVDGGVIRACV, translated from the coding sequence ATGGATCTCAAACTCACCGACAAGACCGCCCTCGTCACCGGCTCCACGAAGGGGATCGGGCTCGCCATCGCCCGCTCGCTCGCCCGGGAGGGAGCCCGCGTCATCCTGAACGGCCGCACGGAGAAGTCGGTCGAAGCGGCCCTCGCCGAAGTCCGGGCCGAGCTCCCCACCGCCCGCTGCGAAGGTTTTCCCGGGGACCTCTCCACCGCCGAATCCGCCGAGGCCCTCCAGAAGAAGTACCCCGCCCTCGACATCCTCATCAACAACCTCGGGATCTTCGAACCGAAGCCGTTCGAAGAGATCCCGGACGAAGACTGGCGACGGTTCTTTGACGTCAACGTCCTCAGCGGCGTCCGCCTCAGCCGTCTCTACCTGCCGGGGATGAAGTCCCGCGACTGGGGCCGGATCGTCTTCATCAGCAGCGAAAGCGGCGTCCAGATCCCCGTCGAGATGATCCACTACGGCATGACCAAGACGGCCCAGATCGCCGTCGCCCGCGGCCTCGCGGAATCCTGCGCCGGGACCGGCGTCACGGTGAACTCCGTCCTCCCCGGCCCCACGAAGTCCGCCGGCGTCGACGAGTTCGTCTCCCAGCTCAGCGGCGGCAAGCCGTTCGAACAGTTCGAGAAGGAGTTCTTCGAGACGATCCGCCCCAGCTCGCTCCTCAAGCGTTTCGCCACCACGGACGAAGTCGCCAGTCTCGTCACCTACGTCTGCAGTCCACTCGCCTCGGCGACGAACGGCGCCGCCCTCCGCGTCGACGGAGGCGTTATCCGCGCCTGCGTCTAG